A part of Winslowiella toletana genomic DNA contains:
- a CDS encoding PTS transporter subunit EIIC, whose protein sequence is MKDFGSKVHAFGKALMMPISVIAAAGIFLGVAAALQNPAITGDAFAQLHTPQLIIGFIRKVAGALFANLPVFFAVASAIGLAKAEKPTAAFAAVIGFIAMHVGVSATLGAKGLTAVTTTAEALQKSGMDQTAAMMTSAEYIDMLGIFTYNMSVLGGVIAGLITVAIHNRFYTQQLPTAISFFGGRRFVPIVTVVVLPLVGVLLATIWPTIGAGIAWVGELIGKSGQYGAFLYGTFERLLIPTGLHHILNETVRFTPIGGIANVDNQSIVGALNIFNAALTHPGLIPDDTIRDATRFLAQGKIPVMMFGLPAAALAIYHSARPEHKQRVKALVLAGALTSFTTGITEPLEFCFIFVSPLLYILHALLSGLSFMLMSVMHLMIGNVQGGAIDLVVFGILGGSKTQWWWSILLGLIYVPVYYYSFRFIIRRMNVETPGRESEEVETAPAVTADERTRVIISGLGGEGNIEDVDCCFTRLRVRVKDMKEVVDQTLMTTGANGVNRVNDHDIQVIYGPQVEKIANEVKTALGVA, encoded by the coding sequence AGATTTTGGCAGTAAAGTTCACGCCTTCGGCAAGGCGTTGATGATGCCGATCTCGGTGATTGCCGCCGCCGGGATTTTCCTTGGCGTCGCCGCCGCACTGCAAAACCCGGCGATAACCGGTGACGCCTTTGCACAACTGCATACCCCACAACTGATTATCGGCTTTATCCGTAAGGTCGCCGGGGCGCTGTTCGCCAATCTGCCGGTGTTCTTTGCGGTCGCCAGCGCCATCGGGCTGGCGAAAGCTGAAAAGCCGACCGCTGCTTTTGCCGCGGTGATTGGTTTTATCGCCATGCATGTTGGCGTCAGCGCGACGCTGGGGGCGAAAGGGCTGACCGCTGTAACTACCACCGCCGAAGCACTGCAAAAGTCCGGTATGGACCAGACTGCGGCGATGATGACTTCCGCAGAATATATCGACATGCTCGGCATCTTTACCTACAACATGAGCGTGCTGGGCGGGGTTATCGCCGGGTTAATCACCGTGGCGATTCATAATCGCTTTTATACCCAGCAGCTGCCGACGGCGATCAGCTTTTTCGGCGGACGGCGCTTTGTGCCGATTGTCACCGTGGTGGTGCTGCCGCTGGTCGGGGTGCTGCTGGCAACCATCTGGCCAACCATTGGCGCGGGCATCGCCTGGGTTGGCGAGCTGATTGGTAAAAGCGGGCAGTATGGCGCGTTTCTGTATGGCACTTTTGAACGCCTGCTGATCCCTACCGGTCTGCACCATATTCTTAACGAGACCGTGCGCTTTACGCCGATTGGCGGCATCGCTAATGTCGATAATCAGAGTATCGTCGGCGCGCTGAATATCTTTAATGCTGCGCTGACTCATCCCGGTCTGATCCCTGATGATACTATCCGTGATGCCACGCGCTTTCTGGCACAGGGCAAAATTCCGGTAATGATGTTTGGCCTGCCTGCGGCGGCGCTGGCGATCTACCACAGTGCGCGGCCGGAACATAAGCAGCGGGTCAAGGCGCTGGTGCTGGCAGGTGCCTTAACCTCGTTTACCACCGGTATTACTGAGCCGCTGGAGTTTTGCTTTATCTTTGTTTCGCCGCTGCTGTATATCCTGCATGCGCTGCTGAGCGGGCTGTCATTTATGCTGATGTCGGTGATGCATCTGATGATCGGCAATGTACAGGGCGGCGCTATCGATCTGGTGGTGTTTGGCATACTTGGCGGCAGCAAAACCCAGTGGTGGTGGAGCATCCTGCTGGGGCTGATCTACGTGCCGGTCTATTACTACAGCTTCCGCTTTATTATTCGCCGTATGAATGTGGAAACACCGGGGCGCGAGTCTGAAGAGGTGGAAACCGCGCCTGCGGTGACGGCGGATGAGCGTACCAGAGTGATTATCAGCGGGCTGGGTGGCGAGGGCAATATTGAAGATGTCGATTGCTGCTTTACCCGCTTACGTGTGCGGGTGAAAGATATGAAAGAGGTAGTGGATCAGACGTTAATGACCACTGGCGCTAATGGCGTTAATCGGGTGAACGATCATGATATCCAGGTGATCTATGGCCCGCAGGTGGAAAAAATCGCTAATGAAGTGAAAACCGCGCTCGGTGTGGCCTGA
- a CDS encoding DsbA family protein, which yields MNQTATLKAAPLSWGHGPAVFEIFLEPTCPFSVRAFNKLDALLALVGEDKVTVKIRLQSQPWHLFSGVIVRCILAASTLPEGKVAARAVLKAVADHREEFEFTDHASGPNMDATPQEIIERIEKYSGIKLDKAFARPELQSEIKWHCKYARQNGVHVSPTFIVKGLVQPDLGSGDDISVWAKRILA from the coding sequence ATGAACCAGACAGCTACCTTAAAAGCAGCACCACTGTCATGGGGTCATGGACCCGCTGTGTTTGAAATATTCCTTGAACCCACCTGCCCGTTCTCGGTGCGCGCCTTTAACAAGCTGGATGCACTGCTGGCATTAGTGGGTGAAGATAAGGTGACGGTAAAAATTCGTCTGCAATCGCAGCCCTGGCACCTGTTCTCAGGCGTGATTGTGCGCTGCATTCTGGCGGCATCAACCCTGCCGGAAGGCAAAGTGGCCGCGCGCGCGGTACTGAAGGCGGTCGCCGATCATCGCGAAGAGTTCGAATTTACCGATCATGCCAGCGGCCCGAATATGGACGCCACGCCGCAGGAAATTATCGAACGGATTGAAAAGTACAGCGGCATCAAACTGGATAAGGCGTTTGCCCGTCCTGAACTGCAAAGTGAAATTAAATGGCACTGTAAATATGCCCGCCAGAACGGGGTTCATGTATCACCGACCTTTATCGTCAAAGGTCTGGTGCAGCCTGATCTCGGCAGTGGCGATGATATCAGCGTCTGGGCCAAACGTATTCTGGCTTAA